The following DNA comes from Streptomyces pristinaespiralis.
CCGGGTCGGTGATGTTCACCTTCCAGGCGTCGCCGCTGGAGCCGTACCACCGGGCGCCCGCCTGCTGGGCGAGGCCGGCCCAGGTGGCGGTGTCGTCGCCCCAGAAGTCGAGGAGACGGGCCTCGCCCTTGGAGGCGGTCTTCACCTTCGCGGCCGCCGTCCTGAACTCGTCCCACGTCGTGGGGACCTCGATGCCGTACTGCTCGAACAGGTCGGTCCGGTAGTAGAGCGTCTGGGGGCCCACGTCGTAGGGGGAGGCCCAGGTCTTGCCGCCGAGCTCGACCAGGTCGCGGACGGCCGCGGGGGCGTAGCTCTCGACGGAGTCACCGAGTTCGGCGGAGGAGTCGCGGAGCAGGCCCTGTGTGACGAGGTCCGGGACGGCCTGGTACTCGACGTTGACGACGTCGGGCGCGTTGCCCGCCTTCACCGCCTTGGAGATCTTGTCGTAGCCGCCGTTCAGCCCCGCGGGGATCTCGGCGAAGGTGACCTTGATGCCGGGGTGGCTCTTGTTGAACGCGGCGGCCATGTCCTTGGTGCCGGGCATCCAGGACCAGTAGGTGATCTCGACGGGCTTGCCGGCGGTGCCGCTGCCGGCGTCCGCCCGGTCCTCGCCGCCGTTGCCCCCGCACGCCGTGGCGAGGACCGCGAGGGACACGACGGCTGCCGCGAGGGCTATGGAGGACGTACGGGAAGTGGTGTGCATGAGCGCTGCTCCTACGGGAGGCCTGGGGGCTCGTCCGGCCCTGACCCGCCGGACAGCCCCCGAGGGGGCGGCGAGTTGAGGCACATCTTTCGGCCAGCTTCGATCAGAGTCAATAGGAAATGAACAAACGAGCAGAAACGATCGAAGACTCGATCCGGCGTGTCCGCTCGCTCAGCCCTGGCTCGGCCCGCCCGGGCCTCCCGGGAGCCTCGGCCGGTCCGACGGTCCGCCCTACCGGCTCAGCCCAGGTCGGGCGCCTCGCGCAGCTCCACGGCCGGGCGGCGGTCCTCGGGCAGCGGCCCGTCCAGCTCCAGGACGGCGATCTCGTTGCGGCCCTGCCGCAGCAGCGGCCACGGCGCGTAGAGCGTCCGCTGCGGGCCCCGCTCCCAGTAGCGCCCCAGGCAGAAGCCGTTGACCCAGACGTAGCCCTTGCGCAGGCCGGGCAGGGCCAGGAAGGTGTCGGCCGGCTCGGCGACGTCAAGGAACCCCCGGTGGAAGACCGGGCCGGGGCCTGAGCCCGCCGTCCCCCACGGCAGGCCGTCCGGCGTCCCGTGGCCGAGCTCCACGGCCCGCGCCGACCAGCCGTGCAGCATCTGCTGGGTGTGCAGCACCCGGGCGACGCCCTTGCGGTCACCGAGGGCCGTCCCGTAGTTGACCCGGCCCATCGACTCGACGAGCAGCTCCACCCGTGCGTGCGGCCCGCCGACGGCGATGCCGGGTAGCGACTCGGCCGCGTCCCGTTCCAGCACGCCGGCCGCCCGGCCGTCCACGAACACGTGCGCCCGGTCGGCGAGCCCCTGCACCGAGAGCGGATAGGGGCCGCGCGGCCCCGGTATGCGGCTGCCGTACAGCACCAGACCGTGGCCGATGCCCAGTTCCTCGAACGACGGCGGCTCGGCGGCCCGCACCTCGGGCCCCGCCAGCAGGTCCAGCACGTCGAAGAGGCGGACGGACTCCTCGAGCGCCACCTCACCGGCCGGCAGCAGCGGCGCCGGCGGCGCGGGGGCGGGCAGCGGCCCGTCCGCGTACCGCTCCAGCACCTCGCGGAACGCCCAGAACTTCTCGGTCGCGGCTCCCCGCTCGTCGACGGGAGCGTCGTAGTCGTACGAGGTCACGGTGGGCCGGTAGCCCGTACCGGCCGCGGGGTCCTCGGTGTTGGCGCCGGCCCAGGTGGAGAAGTTGGTCCCGCCGTGCGCCATGTAGACGTTGACCGAGGCCCCGGCCGCCAGCAGTTCTTCCAGGACGCCCGCGGCGTCGGCGGGGTCGCGTACGACGTGGTCGGTGCCCCAGTGGTCGAACCAGCCGCACCAGAACTCCATGCACATCGCGGGATCGTCCGGGCGCAGCCGCGCCAGGTCGGCGAGGGCCTCCTTGGGGCGGCTGCCGAAGTTGACCGTGGCCAGGTGCCCGGGGAGGGCGCCGCCCGTCAGGAAGAAGTCGTCCGGGCCGTCGGAGGTGAACAGCGGCACGTCGATGCCGCGTGCCCGCAGCCCGGCCGCCAGGTGCTCGAGGTATCCCGTGTCCGTGCCGTAGGAGCCGTACTCGTTCTCGACCTGCACCATGAGCACGTTCCCGCCGCGGCTCACCTGGTGGGCGGCGACGACGGGGATCAGCCGGTCGAACCAGCGGTCCACGTGCGCGAGATAGGCCGGGTCCTGACAGCGCAGGGCCCCAACCTCCGGGTCGGCGAGCAGCCACCAGGGCAGTCCGCCGTTCTCCCACTCGGCACAGATGTACGGCGAGGGCCGGACGATCGCGTGCAGCCCGGCCTCGCGGGTCGCGTGCAGGAAGCGGTCGAGGTCGGCGATGCCGTCGAAGTCGTACTCACCGGGGCGTGGTTCGTGGAGGTTCCACGGTACGTACGTCTCCACGGTGTCGAGGCCCATCGCGCGCAGCATGCGCAGCCGGTGCGGCCACTGCTCGGGCAGCACCCGGAAGTAGTGGAGCGCGCCGGACAGCAGGCGCAGGGGGCGGCCGTCGAGGGAGAAACCCTCGGTGGAAACACGGAACATGAGGGTCTCTCCGTCGGAACGTGGTGGTGACCGGTCGATCAGACGCTGGAGGAGCGGACGTGCAGCTCCGGCAGGATCGCCAGCCGGTGTCTGGCTCTGCCCGGATCGGCGAGGCGGCGGGCGAGCAGTTCGACGGCGGCCGCCCCGACGGCGTGCTTGGGCGGGGCGATCGCGGTGAGCGGGATGTCGGCGAGGGAGGCGACCTCGTCGTCGTAGGCGACGATCGCGACGTCACCGGGCACGTCGATGCCGCGCGCCCGCAGGCGCTGGAGCACGACGATGGCGTCGTGGTCGTTGTGGATCAGCGCGGCGTCCAGCAGCCCGTCGGTGACCGCGGTGGTGAAGTCCGCCAGCAGCCGTTCCCGTTCGGCCGCCTCACCGGCCGGCGGCGGCAGCCGGAACGGTCCGGCGCCGGGTGCGTCGAGGCCGGCCGCCGCGAGACCGCCGCGGTAGCCCTCCAGCACCGGTTCGCCGTGCGGACTGTCGTCGCGGAGCATCAGGCCGATGCGCCGGTGGCCGGTGCCGGCCAGATGCTGCACCGCGAGCCGCGCGCCGTGGACGTGGTCGGTGACCACGCGCTCGGCGTCGGAGGCGTCGTCCCCGGGGCGGCGCTCCACCAGCACGTGCGGTACGGGAAGTTCGGCGAGCCACGGCTGGGCGACGGCGAAGCTGCACGGGGTGATCAGCAGCCCGTCGATGCCGTCGGCGAGCATCTGGCGTGCCTGCGCCCGTTCCTCGTCGGAGCTGTACTGGGAGATGCCGAGCACCAGCCGGACGCCGTGCTCCGCGGCCGCCTCCCGGGCGCCCTTGATGACCTCGGGGAAGTAGTAGTCGGCGGCCGGCACGATCAGTCCGAGGACCGGCTCCTCGCCGTGGGGTCGGGGCCGCGGCTCACCGCCCGTGGTCCGGGTACGGGTCTCCGGCAGGACCGCCCCGCCGTGCACCCGTGCCACGAGACCGCGTTCGGCGAGGGCCTCCACGTCGCGGCGGACCGTGACGGGCGAGACCTGCAACTCCTCGGCGAACTCGGTGACGCGCAGCGAGCCGTGCTCGCGCAGCCTGCGGAGTATCGCCTGATGCCTCTCTTCGGCGTGCATCTGCTCCGGTTCCCCTTCCGTCGGGCTGAGCTGCAGTGTAGCCGCCCTCTGATCGACTGTGCACGTTTCTGCTCGAACAATCAATTCGAGCAGAGAATGCGCGATTCATTGACGCGTTGTTCGGGCCCATGAGAGAAACCGCTCAACCGAGCGTGGGCTCCGAGGCCCACGACGCCCCCCGGCCCCCGGAGGTTCCTCCGCCATGTCCTCCACCGTCCCCGCCGCCTTCCTGTCCCGCCGCGCCGTGCTGCGCGCGGCCTCGGTCGCCGCGCTGGCCGCCGCCGCGGGCGGCCCGCTCGCCACGGCCGCGGCCCCCGCAGCGCACGCTGCCGACGCCTACGGCACACTCCGCCTCACCTGGCGCGACCTGATCCTCGGCACCGGTTTCAGCCCCACGGCGGAACCGTACGCCTCCAAACTCGCCGCCCTCGGCCGCACGGCCGCCGCCCTCCGCTCGACGATGTCGCCCGCGAGCGGGTCGCTCTGGCCCGAACTCCCGTACGCCGACCCGGAACCGGACACCGACGCCGAGTCGTACACCTACTCCGGCAATCTCGGCATCAGCTTCAACAGGCTGCGTACCCTCGCCGAGGCCCACAGCAGGCCGGGCACCGGCCTGACCGGCGACGCCGGCCTGCTCGCCGACATCCTCGCCGGCCTCGACCACCTGCACGACGAGGCGTACCACGCGAACGGCGTCCGCTACGGCAACTGGTACAACTGGCAGATCGGCATCCCGCAGGCGCTGCTCGACATCGACGTCCTCCTGCACGACCACCTCGGCGCCGCCCGGCTCGCCGCACACTGCGCGGCCGTCGACCGTTTCGTGCCGGACAGCGTCGTGGCGCAGTACACCGGCACCTCCACCGGGGCCAACCGCGTCGACCTGTGCCGCGTCCTCGCCCTGCGCGGGGTGATCGGAGAGAACTCCGCCAAGCTCGCCCTCGCACGCGACGCGCTCTCACCGGTCTTCCCCTACGTCACCTCGGGCGACGGCCTCTACGCCGACGGCAGCTTCATCCAGCACACCTACGTCCCCTACGCGGGGTCGTACGGCGCCGTGATGCTCGGCGGCCTCTCCCTCATGTTCGCCCTGCTCCAGGGATCGGCCTGGGAGGTCACCGACGCCGGCCGGCAGATCGTCTTCGACTCGGTCGAGAAGGCGTACGCGCCCTTCCTCTTCAACGGGCTCGCCATGGACGGCGTCTCGGGGCGGGCCGTCAGCCGGGGCGTGCAGAAGGCGGACACCACCGCCCTCCACCAGGACGACCACCAGCGCGGCCACTCGATCATCGCCTGCATCGCGCTGCTCGCGCGCAGCGCCTCCGCCGCAGAGAAGGCCCGCTGGGACTCGATGGTCAAGGGCTGGATCGACCGCGACTACTACCGCCCGGTCCTGACCAGCCCGGCGCTGGGCGTGGCGCAGCTGTCCCGGCTGAAGGCGGTCGCCGACGGTCCGGCGGCGCCGGTCCCGGAGCCGGTCGGCCACCGGCTCTTCGCCGGCATGGACCGGGCGGTGCACCGCCGCCCCGGCTGGGCCGCCGCGCTCTCCATGGCCTCCGGCCGGATCACGTACTACGAGAACGGCAACGGCGAGAACCTCCGGGCCTGGCACAGCGGTTCCGGGATGCTCTACTGGTGGGGCGACGCCTTCGCCAACGGCCAGTACTCGGACGACTTCTGGCCCACGGTCGACCCCTACCGGCTGCCGGGCACCACCGCCTCCCGCAAGCCGCTGGCGGACGGTGAAGGAGGCACCTGGGGAGCGGCCCGGCCCGATGTCCGCTGGGTCGGCGGGGCGAGCGACGGGACGTACGCGGCGGTCGGCCAGTACCTCAAAGGGCTGTCCTCCACCCTCCTCGCCAAGAAGTCCTGGTTCTTCCTCGACGACGCGGTCGTCTGTCTCGGCGCGGGCATCCACGGCAGGGACGGCACGGGCGTCGAGTCCGTCGTCGAGAACCGCAACCTCGGCGCGGACGGCGTCCACCGCTTCACGGTCGACGGCACCCCCCGGCCCACCACGCCCGGCTGGAGCGCCACCCTGACCGGGGCCCGCTGGGCCCACCTCGCGGGCCACGCCGGGTACGTCTTCCCGGGCGGCGCCACCGTGAAGGCCCTGCGCGAGTCCCGCACCGGCGCCTGGTCGGACATCAACAAGGGCGCCGTGGCGGACCCGGTCACCCGCCGCTATCTGACGCTGTGGTTCGACCACGGCACCGACCCGACGTGGGCGACGTACGCCTACGTCCTGATGCCCGGTGCGAGCGAGGCGCAGACCTCCGCCCGCGCCGCCGACGCCGGCTGGCTCACCGTCCTCGCGAACACCGCCGACCACCAGGGGGTGCACGTCCCCTCGGTGGGCTTCACCGGGGTGAACTTCTGGTTCGGCGGCACGGTCGGGCCGCTGACCGCGAGCGCGCCGGCCTCCGTGATGATCCGCGAGAGCGGGGCCGGCACCGCGACGGTCTGCGTCAGCGGCCCGCTGCGGGACGGCGCCGTGATCGACCTGACCTGGAACCGTCCGGTCTCCTCCGTGGCCTCGCAGGACAGCTCCGTGCAGGTGCTCGCCACCGGCTCGTCCTTGAAGCTGCGGATCACTCCCGGCACGCTGGGCGCCGTGCACAAGGCGGTGGTCCGGACGGCCTGAGGGGGTCCCGGGACGCGGACCTCCGAGGGGCGGCGGGAATAACCGGAGACGCCCTCCTGTTGGCTGTCGAGGCTATGTACGACAGACGCAGGAGGGCCCAGCGGTGAACGCAGACGCAGTGGACGAGATCCGAGGTACGGCGGCGGGGACCGCCCCCGTACCGCTGTCCGTGCTCGACCTCGTCACCGTCGGCAGCGGGCGCACCGCCACCGACGCGCTGCGCACCAGCGTGGACCTGGCGCGGCTCGCGGAGAGCCGCGGCTACCACCGGCACTGGGTCGCGGAGCACCACTCCATGCCCGGCGTCGCCTCCTCGTCCCCGGCCGTGATCCTAGCCCACCTCGCCGCCCACACCGAGCGCATCCGCCTCGGCTCCGGCGGTGTGATGCTGCCCAACCACGCCCCGCTGGTGATCGCGGAGCAGTTCGGCACCCTCGAGGCGCTCGCTCCCGGCCGGATCGACCTCGGTCTCGGCCGGGCCCCCGGAACCGACGGCGCCACGGCGGCGGCCCTGCGCCGCACCGACCGGCTGAACGAAGGGGCGGACGACTTCCCGCAGCAGCTCGCCGAGCTGACCCGCTTCCTCGACGACGACTTCCCCGACGGGCACCCGTACGCCCGCATCCACGCGGTCCCCGGCCCGGTGCAGGCCACCGCGCCCGGCGGTGTCCAGTCGCCGGCCCGTCCGCCCCTGTGGCTGCTCGGTTCCTCCGGCTTCAGCGCACGGCTCGCCGGTGTGCTCGGGCTCCCGTTCGCCTTCGCGCACCACTTCTCGGCGCAGAACACCGTCCCGGCACTGGACCTCTACCGCGAGTCCTTCCGGCCGTCCGCGGTGCTCGACGCCCCGTACGCCCTGATCGGCGTCTCCGCGCTCGCCGCCGAGGACGAGAAGGAGGCGCGGCGGCAGGTGCTCACCGGCGCGCTGTCCATGGTGCGGCTGCGCACGGGCCGGCCGGGTCTGATCCCGACGCCGGAGGAGGCGGAGGCGTACGACTTCGGCCCGATGGAGCGCGAGGTCGCGGAGAGCTGGCTGCGCAACGTGGTGCACGGCACGCCGGACGCCGTCCGCGCCGGACTCGACGACCTCCAGAAGCGCACCGGCGCCGACGAGTTGATGATCACGGCCAACGCGCACGGCGGCGACGCACGGCTGCGCAGCTACGAACTCATCGCCGACGCGTACGGACTTCCGGCCGCGCCGGTTCGTTAATGAGCCGTTCGGCAGTGGCTCATTAACGAGGCCTTAAACCGCTCGTCACCTTGGGTGGCGAGCGGTTTTTCGCAACGGGTGCAGGTCTCTGACAAGTGCTTTCTGGCTCAAATTGGTCTAGTCCTCATTTGGTGCAGACCATTGACGTGGGCTTCCGGCTGCGGCTATCACTGCTGCAACTCCCGTACCACGCACCCCCCTCGGAGGCCGCACGTGCACGTCCGCAGACCCTTGCTCGCAGCGCTCACCAGCGCGGCACTCGCCGCCGGAGCGCTGGCGGCCGTCGTCGGCCCCGGTTCCGCCCAGGCCGCCGACACGGCCCCGGCGGCCGCGTCGACCGGTGGCGTCAAGATCGCCTACTACGACCAGTGGAGCGTGTACGGCAACGCCTTCTACCCCAAGCACCTCGACACCCGGGGCATCGCGGACAAGCTCGACGTCATCAACTACTCGTTCGGCAACATCCACCCCACCGAACTGACCTGCTTCGAGGCCAACAAGGCCGCCGGTGACGACGCCAACCCCAACGCCGGTGACGGCGCGGGCGATTCGTACGCCGACTACCAGCGCTCCTTCTCGGCGGCCGACAGCGTGGACGGTGTGGCCGACACCTGGAACCAGCCGATCGTGGGTGTCTTCAACCAGTTCAAGGAGCTGAAGGCCAAGCACCCGCATCTGAAGATCAACATTTCGCTGGGCGGCTGGACCTACTCCAAGTACTTCCATGACGCGGCCAAGACGGACGCGAGCCGCAAGAAGTTCGTCGCCTCGTGCGTCAAGCAGTACATCGCCGGAGACCTGCCCGTCGAGGGCGGGTACGGCGGCCCCGGCACCGCCGCCGGCATCTTCGACGGCATCGACATCGACTGGGAGTACCCGGGCTCGCCCGACGGCCACCTCGGCAATCACTACGGCCCCGAGGACAAGCAGAACTTCACGCTGCTGCTGGCCGAGTTCCGCAAGCAGCTCGACGCGTACGGAGCCGCGCACGGCGGCAAGAAGTACCTGCTGACGGCCGCGCTCCCGGCCGGCCAGGACAAGATCAGGCACATCGAGACCGACAAGATCGGCGCGTACCTCGACTACGCGAACATCATGACGTACGACATGCACGGCGCCTGGGACGGCGACGGCCCCGCGTACCACCAGTCGCCGCTGTACTCCCCGGCGTCCGACCCGACCGACCCCGTCAAGCCGGGCACCCAGAAGTACTCGATCGACAACGCCATCGACGCGTGGCTCGACGGCAACAGCGCCTACGGCATCGCCGGCGGCTTCCCGGCCGGCAAGCTCACGCTCGGGTACGAGTTCTACTACCGCGGCTGGAAGGGCGTCCCGGCGGGCACCCGCAACGGCCTCGGCGGCAGCGCCACCGGCGCGTCGGCCGCCCGCCCCGTCAGCCAGCAGGCGGGCATCGCGCACTACAAGGAACTCGGCGGCATCGTCGACAATCCGGCGACCACCTTCTGGGACGACGAGGCGAAGGCCGCGTACTTCTACAAGGACGGCGAGTTCTTCACCGGCCTCGACCGGCGGGCGATCCAGGCACGGGCGGACTACGCCCACGAGAGGGGTCTCGGCGGGGCGATGATGTACTCGCTGCTCGGGCTGGACGCCCAGGCGACCCTGTTCCACCAGATCGTGACCGCGGTCGGCTCGTCCCCGACGGACCCGGAGCCCACGCCGACGCCCACCGAGCCGACGCCGACGCCGACCGAGCCGACCCCCACCCCCACGCCGACCGAACCCCAGCCCGGTTGCACCGCCGCGGCCTGGACCTCCACCGCCGTCTACAACAACGGCGGCGAGGCCTCGCACAAGGGCCGTCTCTGGAAGGCCAAGTGGTGGACACAGGGCGAGGAGCCCGGCACCACCGGCGAGTGGGGAGTCTGGCAGGACCTCGGCGCCTGCTGACGAAGCCGTCCTCCCATCGTGCGTCTGATCCCCCACGGCCCCGGCGGGCCGTGGGGGATCCCCTTTTCCGTGAAAGGCACCCCGGCCGCCGCGAGCGACGGGGAAGCTGTCGTCAGCCGGACGCCGCCGCGGCCTGGGGGCGGGGCCCCGCGCCCAGCATCTCCGCGATGCGGTCCGGGCCGACCGCGCGCGAGTAGAGCCAGCCCTGGCCGGTGTCGCAGCCGATCCGGCGCAGACGGGAGGCCTGGCCCGAGGTCTCCACACACTCCGCGGTGACCGTCAGGCCCAGCCGGTGGGCCAGTTCCACCAGGGCCTGGACGATCGTCTCGTCGGCCGGATTGGCGTGGGCCTCGTCCTGGAAGCCGCGGACAAACGTTCCGTCGAGCTTCAGTACGGATACCGGCAGCCGGCTCAGGTACGCGAGGTTGGAGTAGCCGGTGCCGAAGTCGTCGATGGCGATGTGGACTCCCATGTCGCTCAGCGCCTGGAGCGCCTGGAGCGGCCGCCCCGCCGAGCCCATCACCGCGGACTCGGTGAGCTCCAGCTGCAGCAGATGCGCGGGCAGGCCCGTCTCCGCGAGGATCTCGGCGACATCGGCGACCAGGTCGGAGTCCCAGACCTGCCGCACGGCGACGTTGACGCTGACGAACAGCGGTGGGACGTCCGGGTGGTCGAGCTGCCACTGCCTCGCCTGCCGGCACGCCGTGCGCAGCACCCACTGCCCGAGCTGCACGATCGAGCCGTCCTCCTCCGCGATGGCGACGAACCGATTCGGCGTGAGCGTGCCGAACTGCGGGTGGTTCCAGCGCACCAGCGCCTCCACACCCCGCGTCACTCCGTCCGCCATGCCCACCAGCGGCTGGTACTCGAGGGTGAACTCCCCGCGTTCGACGGCCGGACGCAGCATCGAGGAGAGCGCCTGCCGGGTCATCCGGTGCGCGTTGCGCTCCGGGTCGAAGAGCGTCCAGCGGGACTTGCCGTCCTCCTTCGCCCAGTACAACGTCGTGTCCGCGGCCTGCATCAGGCCGGTCGCGCTCGTCCCCGACACCGCCCGCTCCACCACACCGATCGACGCGGACACCGACAGCCGCTGCCCCGCCAGGTCGAAGGGCTCCTGGAGCGCGGCCAGTACGGACCTGGCGAGGTCGGCGAGCTGCTCCGTGCCGGTGGAGTCCTCGACGAGGATCGCGAACTCGTCACCGCCGAGCCTGGCGACCAGATGACCGCCGCCGTGCCCGGGCCCGCCCGCGTCCGCGCACTCGGCCAGCCGGGTGGCGACGGCGGCGAGCAGCCGGTCGCCGACGCGGTGTCCGAGCGTGTCGTTGACGGCCTTGAACCCGTCGAGGTCGAGGTAGCACAGGCCGATCCGGCCGGTGGAGCCCTGGTCGTAGGGGGAGGACTCCAGCGCGGCGGTCAGCCGCTCGAAGAACAGCGTCCGGTTCGGCAGCCGGGTCACCGGGTCGTGCATCTGGAGGTGCCGCAATCTCGCCCGCAGTTCGCGCCGGTCGCTGATGTCCGCGACGGACAGCAGCACGGTGCCGCTCTCGGGCACGGGGGAGACGGTCACCTCTGCCCACAGCGCACGTCCGTCCGGGTGCTTGAGGCGGCGTGTGCAGCGGAACCGCGAGCGGCGGCCGCGCAGCACCTCGCGGTACGCGTGCCAGGTGCGGGCGTCGGAGGCCAGGTCGATGAGGTCGGCCGCGTACCGGTCGCGCAGCTCCGTGGGCCGGGTGCCCAGCAGTGCGGCGAGCGCCTCGTTGGCGCTGATCACCAGGCCCCGGTGGTCGACGACGGCCATGGCCAGTTGTGCCGCGTTGAAGGCGGCCCGGTAGTCGCGCAGTTCGGACGCTGTCCGGCCGAAGTTGTGACGCTCCGTGACCGAGGGTCGGATGCTTCCGGGGACTGCGACGCCCGCGGGCCCTTGTCCTTCGGAGGTTCCGCTCACCGCTCACTCCCGCAGTGCAGTTGTGTCGTACAGGGTCGTACAAATGTGGTCGGGGGACGGCCCGCCAAGGCAGTCGGCGAAGAAATCCAGCAAGAACTCGGGGAAAGTGTGCCGATCATAGAGGCAGCCGAGGCGGCCCTTCCAGCGTGACCATCATGCGACAGGGCCTCCAGAGGGAACGGCCGATCGTTTCTGCGCGGGTCCGGACCGGGCTCTGGCGGCCCCTGACCGAATGTGACTTTCCGTGAGCCATCGGAGTGTCGCCGGGTCTCGGAGCGGTATCGGACCGGTGTGAGGTCGGTCACCCGAGTGGGGCACCGGAACA
Coding sequences within:
- a CDS encoding putative bifunctional diguanylate cyclase/phosphodiesterase, whose amino-acid sequence is MSGTSEGQGPAGVAVPGSIRPSVTERHNFGRTASELRDYRAAFNAAQLAMAVVDHRGLVISANEALAALLGTRPTELRDRYAADLIDLASDARTWHAYREVLRGRRSRFRCTRRLKHPDGRALWAEVTVSPVPESGTVLLSVADISDRRELRARLRHLQMHDPVTRLPNRTLFFERLTAALESSPYDQGSTGRIGLCYLDLDGFKAVNDTLGHRVGDRLLAAVATRLAECADAGGPGHGGGHLVARLGGDEFAILVEDSTGTEQLADLARSVLAALQEPFDLAGQRLSVSASIGVVERAVSGTSATGLMQAADTTLYWAKEDGKSRWTLFDPERNAHRMTRQALSSMLRPAVERGEFTLEYQPLVGMADGVTRGVEALVRWNHPQFGTLTPNRFVAIAEEDGSIVQLGQWVLRTACRQARQWQLDHPDVPPLFVSVNVAVRQVWDSDLVADVAEILAETGLPAHLLQLELTESAVMGSAGRPLQALQALSDMGVHIAIDDFGTGYSNLAYLSRLPVSVLKLDGTFVRGFQDEAHANPADETIVQALVELAHRLGLTVTAECVETSGQASRLRRIGCDTGQGWLYSRAVGPDRIAEMLGAGPRPQAAAASG